One Calderihabitans maritimus genomic window carries:
- a CDS encoding helix-turn-helix transcriptional regulator encodes MVIPMRNEKMYRLRIERGLTQREVAEAVGISQSAYAMIEGGHRHPRKAIEKKLADFFGVTVDELFFAENNHETQYEDELDAERDDENSDSNHP; translated from the coding sequence ATGGTGATTCCCATGCGCAACGAAAAAATGTACCGGCTTCGTATAGAACGGGGGCTTACCCAAAGGGAGGTTGCGGAAGCGGTAGGGATCAGCCAGAGCGCTTACGCCATGATTGAGGGTGGTCACCGGCATCCCAGGAAGGCTATCGAGAAAAAGCTGGCAGACTTTTTTGGGGTAACCGTGGACGAGCTTTTTTTTGCCGAAAATAATCACGAAACGCAATATGAAGATGAATTGGATGCGGAACGTGATGATGAGAATTCAGATTCGAATCACCCGTAA